The Miscanthus floridulus cultivar M001 chromosome 17, ASM1932011v1, whole genome shotgun sequence genome has a window encoding:
- the LOC136516837 gene encoding BEL1-like homeodomain protein 9, producing MSSAAGGGYGAGGADHQHLLLGQAAGQLYHVPQHSRREKLRFPPDPADSPPPTAWPAPPPFYSYASSSTSSYSPHSPTLAHAQLVAHALPAGAGAQIPSQNFALSLSSASSNPPPAPRRQLAAGVATGPYGPFTGYAAVLGRSRFLGPAQKLLEEICDVGGRPPHLDRRSDEGMLDMDAMDVAGDVDHDMDGGDRATAEAVAVCGAEQQWRKTRLISLMEDVCRRYKQYYQQLQSVISSFETVAGLSNAAPFASMALRTMSKHFKCLKGMIMSQLRNTSKVVANDGIGKDDMANFALMGGGAGLLRGNNVNVFGQPHNIWRPQRGLPERAVSVLRSWLFEHFLHPYPTDSDKQMLAKQTGLTRNQVSNWFINARVRLWKPMVEEIHNLEMRQLQKNMSVDKNQLGMQQIQQSSDSSGKPSDPSNSQRGQSSGMTRNLSSPASCHIQDELSQMPHDMPGQVSFAYNGLPTHHGLALSHHQQAEAVSAGIGVGGVAAAGGGVSLTLGLHQNNRTYIAEPLPAALPLNLPHRFGLEDVSDPYVMGSFGGQDRHFTKGIGGHHLLHDFVG from the exons ATGTCTTCGGCGGCGGGCGGTGGATACGGAGCCGGCGGCGCCGACCACCAGCACCTGTTGCTGGGGCAGGCCGCGGGGCAGCTCTACCACGTGCCGCAGCACAGCCGCCGCGAGAAGCTGCGGTTCCCGCCCGACCCGGCCGACTCGCCCCCGCCCACTGCCTGGCCGGCGCCCCCACCCTTCTACTCCTACGCGTCCTCGTCGACGTCGTCCTACTCGCCGCATAGCCCAACGCTGGCGCACGCGCAGCTAGTAGCGCACGCGCTACCTGCAGGCGCCGGGGCCCAGATCCCAAGCCAGAACTTCGCGCTCTCGCTCTCTTCGGCGTCCTCGAACCCTCCGCCCGCGCCGCGGAGGCAGCTCGCCGCGGGGGTAGCCACGGGGCCGTACGGCCCGTTCACGGGCTACGCGGCCGTCCTCGGGCGGTCCCGGTTCCTGGGCCCCGCGCAGAAGCTGCTCGAGGAGATCTGCGACGTGGGCGGACGGCCCCCGCACCTGGACCGGCGCTCCGACGAGGGTATGCTCGACATGGACGCCATGGACGTGGCGGGGGACGTGGACCACGACATGGACGGCGGTGACCGCGCTACCGCTGAGGCGGTCGCTGTCTGCGGCGCCGAGCAGCAGTGGAGGAAGACCAGGCTCATCTCCCTCATGGAAGAC GTTTGCAGGCGATACAAACAGTACTACCAGCAGCTGCAATCTGTGATCTCCTCGTTCGAGACCGTTGCGGGGCTGAGCAACGCAGCCCCCTTTGCTTCCATGGCTCTTCGGACAATGTCGAAGCATTTCAAGTGTCTGAAGGGGATGATAATGAGCCAGTTACGGAACACAAGCAAGGTCGTCGCCAATGATGGTATTGGCAAGGACGATATGGCAAACTTTGCGCTTATGGGTGGTGGAGCAGGCCTCCTGAGGGGAAACAATGTGAACGTGTTCGGCCAGCCTCACAACATTTGGAGGCCTCAAAGAGGGCTTCCTGAGCGTGCAGTGTCTGTTCTTCGCTCATGGCTGTTCGAGCACTTCTTACATCC GTATCCAACTGATAGTGACAAGCAGATGCTGGCTAAACAGACAGGCTTAACAAGGAACCAG GTGTCAAATTGGTTTATCAATGCAAGGGTGCGGCTCTGGAAGCCCATGGTGGAAGAAATCCACAACCTGGAGATGCGGCAGCTGCAGAAGAACATGTCGGTGGACAAGAATCAACTCGGCATGCAGCAGATTCAACAATCGTCGGACAGCAGTGGGAAGCCTTCTGACCCTTCAAACTCTCAGCGTGGGCAAAGCAGCGGCATGACAAGAAACCTCAGCTCTCCGGCATCATGCCATATCCAAGACGAGCTCTCCCAGATGCCCCACGACATGCCAGGCCAGGTGAGCTTTGCTTACAATGGGCTCCCCACGCACCACGGTCTTGCGCTGTCACATCACCAGCAAGCTGAAGCAGTCAGCGCCGGCATTGGTGTTGGTGGCGTGgctgccgccggcggcggcgtttCCCTCACACTTGGCCTTCACCAGAACAACAGGACCTACATTGCCGAGCCCCTTCCGGCCGCGCTCCCGCTCAACCTCCCGCACCGTTTTGGGCTGGAGGACGTGAGCGACCCCTACGTGATGGGGTCATTCGGCGGCCAGGACCGTCATTTCACCAAGGGAATAGGCGGCCACCATTTGCTCCATGACTTTGTTGGTTGA